In the Spirochaetales bacterium genome, CGTGGTAATGAAGAAATTATAATCTGTTTTTACGCTGTGGAACCACTACAGCAACGTTCGGAAAACGTCCTTTGCAGATGCCGATTTTTACTGTTCGCTTAGCGGGAGAAATTGAAAAGCGCGAATGTGGGTTATTCGTATTCGCTTTGTTTTTCTTCCATTTCCTGCTGGAGATCGAGGTATTTTTTCGTGGTGTCAATGTATTCGAGTGCGAGCAGGAATTTCGGATCGAGTTCGAGTGCCATTTCCCAGTAGGATATGGCCTGGGTAAAATTACCGACGGCATACGCTTCGAGGCCTAAAGCGAAGTATTCATCGACCTGCCGTTCGCGCGCCAGTTTTTCCTTGTAGCCGAGCCGTATTTTTGCTTCGATACTGAACTTGTCCACCGGATTCAGGCTGCCGCTGAGATCGAGATTGTAATTGGTGACGAGACTGTATTCATTCACGTCGATGCTGCACCCAAGACTTGCCCTCGGGTTTTCCTTTAACCTGAAACCGGCCTGTATCGAGAGAAATTTGGCAAAAACGACATTGATTCCCGCAGCGATATCCCAGTGTTCCGCCGGGAAATCGACCGGATCGAAACTGAAGGGAAGGTTGAAATCCACGGCAATGGTCACCGGTCTGATAAAGGAGTATGCCAAACCGGAAGAAAAAACCATGGGAAGGGGTTCATCGACTGTCGGGATACCGAGATTTTTTACCGCCATGCCGATGGAAAAATTCTTTGTTCGTGAACTGTAAAATTTCAACAGATCGAATCTTGTGAGGATACCGAGATCGAGCATAATGGCGGCGATCGATTGATCTTCATAGATTTCCGCCGGGATATTCCTGTAGGCGACCTTGACATTGGCACCGAGTGCTATGCCGTCAAAATAGTAACTGGAGAAAAGGTTATACGAGATATTGAAGGTCCCGATCGATTCGGAAATGAAACCCGAATTTTCACTTTCTCCCCAGCTGTTGTAGGCGGTAAACGGAAGATAGAGGAATTTACCGCCGAAACCAAGACCGAGATCGTGAATTTTAAAGGTATAGATAATACCTTCTATATTCGAGTCCGCGATCCAGCTGTGATGAAGAAGCGACAGTTCTGAAAATGCCAACATCGAGCTTCCTGCGGGATTTGATTCAATGAAGCCCGAATCCGATGAAACCGCAGTGTAGGCCGTCCCCATTCCTTCGAGCTTCCCGCCGATGGGGATAAGGAGGGTGGGGAAGATGGTTAATCCGGTATTCGGATCGGAAAAAAAAGAAAACGTTTCACTCAATTCATTGTAAAAATCTTCATAATCCGCAAAAAGAGAGTATGAAAAGACACTGATTATGATAAAACAGAGTAATATTGTGCGTCTGTTCATAATCCCTCCCTCTATAATATACTTTTTTTTATTTCAATATTCCAGATATCAGGATTTTTTTATTTTAAAATCCTGTATTATAAACGACCATTATATGCTATTATATCCCCGGGCAGTATTTGAAGCAACACCATGTTTATAAAAGAAATCTCCATGGTAATATCCGTTTCTCGTATATAACGATATCATAGTCGGCGGCATTTATTGCCGGTCATCCCGGTTATACGGGTATCGACGGACGCGGATAAGGTAACCCTTCTATATTGATCGGCATGAAAGGATATAAAATCTTTTTTTTTGTCGATAATATGATAAATTATAAGAGGATCTTTTGGAGAGCGGATGATTTGCCCGATGGGACGTTTGTCTCTTAAAGAGAGGCAGATGAAATGAATGAGTCTCGTATCGACAATACCTTTTCCAGTTTCATGAAATACCTGGATATCAGGGGGAATTATCGTTGATAGAAGCGGCCGGATATAAGGCACAACAAGTATTTTTCGCTGCACTCATTCTCATGACACTCGCCTTGAATGCTTTTGCAGGCGGTCAAAAGGAAGACAAGCTTTCCCGTGCAAAAGAACTCTATACGCTGAAATATTACGATAAAGCGCTTTTACTGCTGGCGGAAGTGGTGAGAGAGGATCCCGACCGTCGTGATCAAGCGATTGCACTCTCGAACAAGATTATCAATATACGTGACGAGTACAATGAATTATACGAGGTGTTGATCGATACCCTCTACAACAAACTCGATGTCGATGCCGCACTTGCCATCATCGAAGAGATGAAAGAGAAGGATCCGTACCCCAATGAGAAAACAAAATCAACGGTGCAGATTGCCGAAGACGCGGCCAGTGTCGTTGCCAATAAAAACTATTTCGAAAATATCATGGAAGAAGCACTCACTTATATCAGGGAAAACGATTTTTTCATGGCCGTCGAGGTATACCTGAACGGTTATAACGCGATGCCCCCCGTTGATTTACATCGAAGCGAGTTTGACGCCGAGACGCTCGATGCAATCACAGAAAGCGATGTGACGGCATCGCTCTCGCGCATTCGGGAGACATCGGAAGTCGTTATTGAAGCCGGCAAAAAGGTGAAGGAGACGGTCGAAGGTTATATCGATGGGATCGATACACTGCTTGTTAACGGTGATATCCCTTCTTTTGATGGTCTTATCGATAATTTTATCACGATCGGCGGCCGGGCGGAGGCAATAAAGGAAGCAGCGGAGACGTTGAAATTTCAGGCGGACCGGTTACGCGAACGTGTCACGACGGCAAAAAGTGTTCTCTACCTGAAATATCTGTATCAGATTGCAACTGGGCGTGAAGAAAGCAAAGGCTATGAAGGAATCATCTATGCGGTCGAAGCCATGGTGAAATATAACGCTTCAAGACTTTCCGGGACATATAACATGAAATCCGAATCCTTCCTGACGGAAGGAAAGGCGTCCTTCGATCGGGGTGCTTTCGAAGAAGCGCGTACAAATTACAGGAATGCCGTGATCATGAGCAGACCGGTTCTTCCTGTTGCTTATTTTTCCGACACGGGGCAAAAGCTGCCCGAAGGTTTTTCTCTGACGACCTTCAGTACATGGATTATCGATGAAGCATTGATTTCTTTCATGGATGCCGAAGAAGACGCGAAAAAAACCCTTGCCTATCTCTATATCCTCGATTACCAGGAGCAGCTGAATACCTTTTTTGCGGAGGGCGGGACACCGGATGAAGAAGCGCTTCGCCGTTTCGCCGCTGATATCGAGAAAAATCTTTCCGGAATAGAACGCCTTTCTCGACATTGGGAAGGATATATGAGAGAGCGTCGGGAGAAAACGCCATTGACATTCAATATGACCTCCTCGAACGTCGTCATCTCTTTGTGCGCGAAAACGATCTCTGCATTCATCGGAAAACAGGTACAACAACTCGCTTCATACCTGTCGTCGCAGAAAAGGTATTTTCCGGGCGAAAAGGAACTGCTCAAGACCGGAGAGCCGCACGACGAATACGGAAGGGTTTATTATCCCGACCGCCGACTCATCGCGTTCAACCGGATACTTGAATCGTTATCGTTTCTCGATGAAAGTATTGAAACGCTTACGGCCCGCTGGTCACAGGAAGATGTCCTTGCCGATCAGGCAGACCTGCAGAAGGCGTTAAGCGATGCGGTTCTCCTGAAGAACGAAGCGGCGCTTTTCAGGGAAGAAGTGGAAGGAGAAGCCAAAACCGCGGAGGCGAATATCCTCGAAGCGAAAAAATTCAGGGATATCGGAAACAGGCGTTACGATGAAACACAGCGGGCTTACAGAAGGGATGAATTTGGAATAGTGGAGGAAAAAATAAGGGAAGCGACGGACGCCTATGACAACTCCCTCCAATATCAGGAAGACGCGACCGTCCGCAGCAGACGCCTTGAACTTGTCAGGTTACAGCAGGATATAATCAAGGATCTTGATAGAATCGTCAGAAGAGAAGTCGAACGGCTGATAGAAAAGGGAATCGATCTTTACGCGAAAGCGCTTTACGAAGACTCCCTCTCGACATTCCTCACCGCCGAGGACAGATGGAATGATACGCATACGGAAGAAAATCCTGAAATCAAGGTATGGCTCGGTTATGTACGGGA is a window encoding:
- a CDS encoding UPF0164 family protein encodes the protein MNRRTILLCFIIISVFSYSLFADYEDFYNELSETFSFFSDPNTGLTIFPTLLIPIGGKLEGMGTAYTAVSSDSGFIESNPAGSSMLAFSELSLLHHSWIADSNIEGIIYTFKIHDLGLGFGGKFLYLPFTAYNSWGESENSGFISESIGTFNISYNLFSSYYFDGIALGANVKVAYRNIPAEIYEDQSIAAIMLDLGILTRFDLLKFYSSRTKNFSIGMAVKNLGIPTVDEPLPMVFSSGLAYSFIRPVTIAVDFNLPFSFDPVDFPAEHWDIAAGINVVFAKFLSIQAGFRLKENPRASLGCSIDVNEYSLVTNYNLDLSGSLNPVDKFSIEAKIRLGYKEKLARERQVDEYFALGLEAYAVGNFTQAISYWEMALELDPKFLLALEYIDTTKKYLDLQQEMEEKQSEYE